The following proteins come from a genomic window of Rattus norvegicus strain BN/NHsdMcwi chromosome 8, GRCr8, whole genome shotgun sequence:
- the Tmem42 gene encoding transmembrane protein 42 isoform X1, producing MAARPQSSGAAVSAAAYPDSPVELPARLQKGAMRRRFWGVFNCMCAGAFGALAAAAAKLAFGSQVRPGAPQGGGAGRRAGPGGGRSTSVSACALRDHLVLGPASPGKNLQAHLSV from the coding sequence ATGGCGGCCCGGCCTCAGTCCTCGGGGGCCGCCGTGTCTGCGGCCGCTTACCCTGACTCACCCGTGGAGTTACCCGCTCGCCTACAGAAGGGCGCGATGCGGCGCCGCTTCTGGGGCGTGTTCAACTGTATGTGCGCCGGTGCGTTCGGGGCCctggccgccgccgccgccaagCTGGCCTTCGGGAGCCAGGTGCGGCCTGGGGCGCCACAAGGGGGCGGGGCCGGGAGGAGGGCGGGGCCGGGAGGAGGCCGCTCAACCTCGGTTTCCGCCTGCGCCCTGCGGGACCACCTGGTTCTAGGTCCTGCCTCCCCGGGGAAGAACCTCCAAGCCCACCTCTCAGTTTAA
- the Tmem42 gene encoding transmembrane protein 42 — translation MAARPQSSGAAVSAAAYPDSPVELPARLQKGAMRRRFWGVFNCMCAGAFGALAAAAAKLAFGSQVNIGLCVLGIIAMASTNSLMWTFFSRGLSFSMSSAIASVTVTFSNILCSAILGYVLYGECQEILWWGGVFLILCGLTLIHRKFPPDWKESKQQ, via the exons ATGGCGGCCCGGCCTCAGTCCTCGGGGGCCGCCGTGTCTGCGGCCGCTTACCCTGACTCACCCGTGGAGTTACCCGCTCGCCTACAGAAGGGCGCGATGCGGCGCCGCTTCTGGGGCGTGTTCAACTGTATGTGCGCCGGTGCGTTCGGGGCCctggccgccgccgccgccaagCTGGCCTTCGGGAGCCAG GTGAATATTGGCTTATGTGTCTTAGGCATTATTGCCATGGCCAGCACCAATTCCCTGATGTGGACCTTCTTTAGCCGCGGGctcagtttctctatgtcttcgGCCATTGCGTCTGTCACAGTGACTTTTTCGAACATACTTTGCTCG GCCATCTTAGGCTACGTGCTGTATGGAGAGTGCCAGGAGATCTTGTGGTGGGGAGGGGTGTTCCTCATCCTCTGTGGGCTCACCCTGATCCACAGGAAGTTCCCACCGGACTGGAAGGAGAGCAAGCAGCAGTGA